The bacterium genomic sequence CGGTATGCGGAAGAATCGCTAAATGTTCATTTACCCGATATTCGGTTAAAATGTCAGTATCACGAAAAGTCTGCATGAATATCGTAGCGATTTCTTTCCAAATCTTTTGCGCCTGCGCTAATCCGAACCGTTCAACCAGAAACTGTGGATTTTTAACCTTAAATCGAATGAGAGTTGACGGATAGTTATATCTCGTGCAACGACGCACTTCCTGTTTCAGCATTTCCCGAAATTCATCGAGCGTATAATATCCGGTTTCTTTCTGAATTGTTTTCATTAGTTCGGACGTCGGTAATACACCTTGTTTTGCACTCTCAATACCAGCTTGCGTAATCGTATATCCATTGATTTCAACAACCAGCGCGGTTTCCGGCGTAAATCGTTTACCGCAATAGAAACACAAACAATCATAGTTTACGAGTGTGAATTGGTGCAAACACTCGTTGCATTTGAATTGACCGGAATCAGTACTAGCCGAGATAGTAATTGACTTGCATTTCGGGCAGATTTCGCGGAAATTTATCTGAGCATACTTACAAAACGGACAAAGATGCACTTTATCCAGAAGATTCCGTGACAGGAGAAACATCGCGGATAACGAATCGAGAAACGCGATTTCATCTGCATCCGGCGCATTTAACAGCGCAGAAACTAACGGGAACGTATAGCCGACTCGCGATTGATAGTCCATCATTGGATTAAGATGGTAATTCGGTCGAGTTTCTAGATAGCGGAGTAACAAGATTTCATTCGGATTATCGAGCGGAAACATCTTCTGATAGAGATTGACTTTTTTTGCGAGTTCAAGTCCGGCGCGGAGTTTCTGTGCCATTAACTGTGGTGTGCTTGAAATAAAAATTGTTTCATCAATCAATCCGCTAACTTCGATTAGTTCACGTTCGGCAACGAGATATATCGGCTTTAAAAATAGTTCCTTCTCTTCTCGTAATTCTAATATATCAGTTACTGCAATTTGTTCGTTAGTCACGTAATAAACAATAACATCTGCGGCGAATAACTCGACGAACGGAACTTTTTCTCCGTAACAGATTTGCGCATCTTTTATTTCTCGAAATAATTCTTTTCGGATTAAGTTTTGGTTTTCGGCAATAACATAGATATATGGCATAACCGATTACTCCTAATGCAACAGAAAAATAAATAATGATAAATTGTATCCTAATAAGATATACTCATGCAAACTGCTGAGTATAACCCTGTGCTTGAGCTCGAGAAAACGAGTTGATGCAGAATTATACATAGGGGGTTAACCTAGAATCTCCTGAACTAAGCTTGAGTTAGCTAACGGAGTTAAGCAATCGCATAGCGTTTCCATACAAAATCATCTGTTCAAACGTAGGGTCGAGTGATAGTGATTTTAGCAGGTGCAATGTTTTTTTCTGGTCAGTCCAAGGTGAATCGGTACCGAATAGGATATATTCATGTGGATGATTCACTATGATACGTTTCGCTTGTTCGAACTCCAGAAAATCGAGTGCAAACGAGATTTCCATATAGAGCGGTTTACCGACGAGTAAGCATTCGACATTATCCCAATCTTTCCAGGCGCCAAGATGCGAGCAGATTAGTTTTAACTCCGGTACGCGAGATAGAACATTCAGGATTTTTTCCGGGTCGGCTTTTCTAATAAATGGAAAAGCAAAATCAAATCCGGTATGTGAGAGCAAAATAAGGTTTGCCGTAGCAATGTGCTCGTATATCGGGAACATTTTTTCGTCATCTAGGTTGAACTCTTGATAGTACGGATGAAATTTAATTCCTTTAAACCCAGCATCTTTGATCATTTTGATATTATCCGCATACTTTGGATCATCCGGATGAAACGATGGAAACGGAATAATCCGATCAGATGCGATTGATTTCGACCAATTCAAGATCGACCTAAACTGGTTCGGTTTCGTTGCAATCGAACAGATGATACTTTTTTCTATGCCGGTTTTATCCATTGATTCCAGCAAAGCAGAAATCGTTCCTTGATGAAATGCAGGAATATTTCCTTGTTTTGTCAGATGCTCCATAGCCCGCTGGGCAAGTGTATCCGGAAATGCGTGCGTATGAAAATCAATAATAGCGGTCATAATTCCCTCTTGCTATTGCATAGTCCGTCTTTTACCTTGAAGAATTCAGTTATACCTTGGCAGAGTTCTAAACTTTAGGGTTAAAAATTAATCGAAAATAAATCCTTTTTCAAAAACAGTTATGCACGCACGGACGACTTCCGGAGCATATAGGATTCCGCTATTTCGTTTAATTTCATCTAATGCGGTTTCAATTCCGAGTGCCGGACGATACGGTCGATGCGTAGTCATCGCTTCAACCACATCCGCAACCGCAATGATTTTCGCTTCGAGAACAATCTGGTCGCTGGTGAGTTTGTTCGGATATCCAGAACCGTTAAGTCGTTCGTGATGTTGATATACCGCTTGCGCTACTGGCCAAGGAAATTCGATTTCTTTCAAAATATCATAAGCACCTTGTGGATGCGTTTTAATCAGTTCAAATTCGAGTGCGGTTAATTGCGTTGGTTTAGTTAGGATTTCCGCCGGAATATAGATTTTTCCAATATCGTGAACGGTAGCAGCGATTCGAATTCCTTCAATAGTATCTGAGGGCAGATTCATTTCCGTAGCAATAGCACGCGCGAGATTCGCTACTCGCCGTTGATGTCCAGCGGTATATGGGTCGCGCAGCTCAGTCGCTGACGCTAACGCACGAATCGTTCCTGCCATTGCACGGCGGAGTTTCCCGAAACTCCGATCAAGTTCTTCTTTCGCTTGTTTTTCAGCAGTTATATCAATCCAATATCCGATAACTTCAACCGGATTACCTTGATTATCTTTAATCACGCGCGCTTCATCCCGCAGCCAGCGGTAAGTTCCGTTTTCGTGCTGAAACCGATATTCAAGAACAATATGTCCTGTAGATAATAAGTTCGCTAATTCATGTCGTACCTGCGGATAATCTTCCGAATGAACCCGATTTCGCCAGAAATCGGGTTCGATAATGAACTCACCTGCAGCATACCCAAGTAAATCTATTACATTTTCACTCACGAACGTTACTTGGCGCTCTTCACCAACTGAATAGGAATAAATAACTACTGGCGCTTCCGAAACTAGATATTTCAATCGTTCTTGCGTTGATTTCGCTTTTTCTTCTGCAGTTTTTCGATCGGTAATATCGTTCAAGAAACCGATAATCTGACTCGGAGTTCCTGAATGATCTCGGATAATTCGTGCTTCATCATATACCCAGCGATAGCTTCCATTTTTATGCCGAAATCGGTATTCGCAACGGAATATCCCTTGGTCTAAAAATCGGTTATATTTCTGTTCGACCAAAGGATAATCATCCGGATGGATTCGCGATTTCCAAAATTCTCTTTCTCGATAATATTCTTGCGAAGTATATCCAAATATATCCAGCAAATTATCGCTGATAAAAGCATTACGGGCAATACCTTGTTCAAATTGTTCCGCATAAATAACCGCTGGACTCGAGGATAGGAAAAATTGCAACTGTTGTTCTGCGGTTCTTAATTTTTCTTCAGCGAGTTTGCGCTCGGTCATATCCACACCGAGAATAAAAAAACCTATAACTTCGCCGGTCTCGCCAAAATGCGGGATATAATCAATGCTAATTTCACGCTTTCCGATTTTCAGCTCGATAGTAGAATCATAATGTGCCGGGATGCCGGATAATACCTGCTGGATATACGGTTCGATTCGTGAATAAACCTCCGGTTTCCAGACTTCGCGCATCGATTTTCCGAGCATATCGTTTTTAGTCAATCCATACCAAGTTTCATAGGTTTTATTAACAAATTGATAGCGAACGTTACGGTCTACATAAGCAATTATTCCGCTGATACCGTCGGTAATCATCTGAAGTTGGGTTGCAATTCGACTCACTTCTAAAGTTCGTTGGGCAACAAGTCGTTCTAATTGCGTTCGTTGCGTGAGCAGAAAATATAGGTAACTGAAGGAGAGCAATAAAAACACCAAACTTAATCCTCGCATTATCCAAACACGTTTAAATACCAGTGCATTCCAACCAGCACGTGGAATTCCTGCTAATTCCCAATATCCGCCCGGCAGTTCAATTTTGCTGATAACCGGGTTCTTGTCAAACACCAACGGATTTCCGGCAAAAACTTTACCGGTATGACGACGGAAAGCATAATAATTTGGATGATTCGCTTCACCGAATTGCGCTTCTTCGAGTAAATTAGTTATATCGACTCCTATAGTCACGAAGCCCCAGAATCGTTCATTCCGGAAAATCGCTAATATACCAATAATCCCGAAACCGCCGTTCCAATCCTCAAACGGACCGCTGATAACTACTTTACGGGAACGTAGCGCACGGAGTGCATCTGCGCGGAGTTCCGATGGCGAATCAGAGAATAGGTTTTTTCCAAGCAGAAGCTCATTTCCAAACAGCGGGTAAACATAACGATTGATTCCGTT encodes the following:
- a CDS encoding diguanylate cyclase, producing MPYIYVIAENQNLIRKELFREIKDAQICYGEKVPFVELFAADVIVYYVTNEQIAVTDILELREEKELFLKPIYLVAERELIEVSGLIDETIFISSTPQLMAQKLRAGLELAKKVNLYQKMFPLDNPNEILLLRYLETRPNYHLNPMMDYQSRVGYTFPLVSALLNAPDADEIAFLDSLSAMFLLSRNLLDKVHLCPFCKYAQINFREICPKCKSITISASTDSGQFKCNECLHQFTLVNYDCLCFYCGKRFTPETALVVEINGYTITQAGIESAKQGVLPTSELMKTIQKETGYYTLDEFREMLKQEVRRCTRYNYPSTLIRFKVKNPQFLVERFGLAQAQKIWKEIATIFMQTFRDTDILTEYRVNEHLAILPHTDIFGAQKIFDRIKEQVSKKIQQTLDIQYQALGLQNESFELELLLEKMGG
- a CDS encoding amidohydrolase family protein → MTAIIDFHTHAFPDTLAQRAMEHLTKQGNIPAFHQGTISALLESMDKTGIEKSIICSIATKPNQFRSILNWSKSIASDRIIPFPSFHPDDPKYADNIKMIKDAGFKGIKFHPYYQEFNLDDEKMFPIYEHIATANLILLSHTGFDFAFPFIRKADPEKILNVLSRVPELKLICSHLGAWKDWDNVECLLVGKPLYMEISFALDFLEFEQAKRIIVNHPHEYILFGTDSPWTDQKKTLHLLKSLSLDPTFEQMILYGNAMRLLNSVS
- a CDS encoding PAS domain-containing protein, which translates into the protein MTRIKPKPALIILAIILGGALWAISLFYRAHLLALEREYVYSELVNHSFLLTRALENKIATLYSLKAFIESQQSEQHLNENINQYLAKLSANLKGIRVISVAPNGINRYVYPLFGNELLLGKNLFSDSPSELRADALRALRSRKVVISGPFEDWNGGFGIIGILAIFRNERFWGFVTIGVDITNLLEEAQFGEANHPNYYAFRRHTGKVFAGNPLVFDKNPVISKIELPGGYWELAGIPRAGWNALVFKRVWIMRGLSLVFLLLSFSYLYFLLTQRTQLERLVAQRTLEVSRIATQLQMITDGISGIIAYVDRNVRYQFVNKTYETWYGLTKNDMLGKSMREVWKPEVYSRIEPYIQQVLSGIPAHYDSTIELKIGKREISIDYIPHFGETGEVIGFFILGVDMTERKLAEEKLRTAEQQLQFFLSSSPAVIYAEQFEQGIARNAFISDNLLDIFGYTSQEYYREREFWKSRIHPDDYPLVEQKYNRFLDQGIFRCEYRFRHKNGSYRWVYDEARIIRDHSGTPSQIIGFLNDITDRKTAEEKAKSTQERLKYLVSEAPVVIYSYSVGEERQVTFVSENVIDLLGYAAGEFIIEPDFWRNRVHSEDYPQVRHELANLLSTGHIVLEYRFQHENGTYRWLRDEARVIKDNQGNPVEVIGYWIDITAEKQAKEELDRSFGKLRRAMAGTIRALASATELRDPYTAGHQRRVANLARAIATEMNLPSDTIEGIRIAATVHDIGKIYIPAEILTKPTQLTALEFELIKTHPQGAYDILKEIEFPWPVAQAVYQHHERLNGSGYPNKLTSDQIVLEAKIIAVADVVEAMTTHRPYRPALGIETALDEIKRNSGILYAPEVVRACITVFEKGFIFD